The Variovorax paradoxus genome window below encodes:
- a CDS encoding LLM class flavin-dependent oxidoreductase produces the protein MTAPQMTLVAFLQAQNCSNLVASWRHPDTELGYGTPAYYQNIARTLERGKFQMAFFDDRLAMPDRYGDDHRDTVEHGVRAVKLDPISVVTVMGLATERLGLGATYSTTYYEPFHVARVFATLDLLTQGRVAWNVVTSLNNSEAANFGAQEHLAHDLRYERADEFLEVVLGHWNTWQEGAVLHDKANGRFADASRVRRLDHSGKWFKSRGPFTVPRSAQGHPVLIQAGQSGRGSEFAARWGELVFVIYPNIDVARRSYADFKRKVAAHGRDPAQVKVAPAVYVVAAESRAEAEDKKAAIDALVKPVDGLALLSEVLNFDFATKRPDEPFTDEELGSITGLRAILDRVIAQSGLARPTLADFLRFSGRGTTDELATFVGSKTDVADQMEQWFRTGACDGFVLAATSMPGSYEDFVRLVVPELQRRGVFHHDYEGPTLRDNLGLARPAAGDWKHLYR, from the coding sequence CGAACCTGGTCGCCTCGTGGCGCCACCCCGACACCGAACTCGGCTATGGCACGCCGGCCTATTACCAGAACATCGCCCGCACGCTGGAGCGCGGCAAGTTCCAGATGGCCTTCTTCGACGACCGGCTCGCGATGCCCGACCGCTATGGCGACGACCACCGCGACACGGTCGAGCACGGCGTGCGCGCGGTCAAGCTCGACCCGATCTCGGTGGTCACGGTCATGGGCCTGGCCACCGAGCGCCTGGGCCTGGGCGCCACCTACTCCACCACCTACTACGAGCCCTTCCACGTGGCGCGCGTGTTCGCCACGCTCGACCTGCTGACGCAGGGCCGCGTGGCCTGGAACGTGGTGACCTCGCTCAACAACTCGGAGGCCGCGAACTTCGGCGCGCAGGAGCACCTCGCGCACGACCTGCGCTACGAACGCGCCGACGAGTTCCTGGAAGTGGTGCTCGGCCATTGGAACACCTGGCAGGAAGGCGCCGTGCTGCACGACAAGGCGAACGGCCGCTTCGCCGACGCATCCAGGGTGCGCCGCCTCGACCACAGCGGCAAGTGGTTCAAGTCGCGCGGCCCCTTCACCGTGCCGCGCTCGGCGCAGGGCCATCCGGTGCTGATCCAGGCCGGCCAGAGCGGGCGCGGCAGCGAGTTCGCGGCGCGCTGGGGCGAGCTGGTGTTCGTGATCTATCCCAACATCGACGTGGCGCGCAGGTCGTATGCCGACTTCAAGCGCAAGGTCGCGGCGCACGGCCGCGATCCGGCGCAGGTCAAGGTGGCGCCCGCGGTCTACGTGGTCGCGGCCGAGAGCCGCGCCGAGGCCGAGGACAAGAAGGCCGCGATCGATGCGCTCGTGAAACCGGTCGACGGCCTCGCGCTGCTGTCCGAAGTGCTGAACTTCGACTTCGCGACCAAGCGGCCCGACGAGCCCTTCACCGACGAGGAGCTGGGCTCGATCACCGGGCTGCGCGCGATCCTCGACCGCGTGATCGCGCAGAGCGGCCTGGCACGGCCGACGCTCGCGGACTTCCTGCGCTTCAGCGGCCGCGGCACCACCGACGAGCTCGCCACCTTCGTCGGCAGCAAGACCGACGTCGCCGACCAGATGGAGCAGTGGTTCCGCACCGGCGCCTGCGATGGCTTCGTGCTCGCGGCCACCAGCATGCCCGGCAGCTACGAGGACTTCGTGCGGCTGGTGGTGCCCGAACTGCAGCGCCGCGGCGTCTTCCATCACGACTACGAGGGCCCGACCCTGCGCGACAACCTCGGCCTGGCGCGCCCGGCTGCGGGCGACTGGAAACATCTCTACCGCTGA
- a CDS encoding flavin reductase family protein, whose protein sequence is MEASAYKQLMKHHAGAPVVIATGRPGERTGLTATAFCSLSDSPPTVLICVNRGASAHPVIERTRAFSVNLLRDGQADIAARFAGMTGLKGEQRFEGGDWTVQQTGAPVMADALASLDCELLQAHDHGTHSVFIGLVREVHSDGGADPLIYFRGSFSALRERAPAACAA, encoded by the coding sequence ATGGAAGCCAGCGCCTACAAGCAACTCATGAAGCATCACGCGGGTGCGCCGGTGGTCATCGCCACCGGCCGGCCCGGCGAGCGCACCGGGCTCACCGCCACGGCCTTCTGCTCGCTGTCGGATTCGCCGCCCACCGTGCTGATCTGCGTCAACCGCGGCGCGAGCGCGCACCCGGTGATCGAACGCACGCGCGCCTTCTCGGTGAACCTGCTGCGCGACGGCCAGGCCGACATCGCCGCGCGCTTCGCGGGCATGACCGGCCTGAAGGGCGAGCAGCGCTTCGAGGGCGGCGACTGGACCGTGCAGCAGACCGGCGCGCCGGTGATGGCCGATGCGCTCGCGAGCCTCGACTGCGAGCTGCTGCAGGCGCACGACCACGGCACGCACTCGGTCTTCATCGGCCTGGTGCGCGAGGTGCACAGCGATGGCGGCGCCGATCCGCTGATCTATTTCCGCGGCAGCTTCAGCGCGCTGCGCGAGCGCGCGCCGGCGGCCTGCGCGGCCTGA
- a CDS encoding tripartite tricarboxylate transporter substrate binding protein, which translates to MKRRTLLQAGAAAAWPLMHAGAARAEAGYPSKPVRILVPYTTGQSADLFGRMVAIELGKLWPQQVFIDNKGGGASIPGMLAGRNAAPDGYTLTVGGSGPMAINPGLYGKKLPYDPLADFIPVHGLFLSPLVVLAHPAAGIDSFRQLVEFAKRKPGAEKWGVAGLGTSPHLAGELIKAKAQIDVVAVPYRGSGVMLSDLLGGQVTLGVDTVSAAISYVRSGQLKALAVTSARRVPQLPDVPTVAESGFPGVEAVGWAGFLLPLHTPPAVVAAAEQGIHRVMSDPAIQEAMTQRGALPDLRGGGAFGAFVKAEVPKWTELIVANGIKVDQ; encoded by the coding sequence ATGAAGAGAAGAACCCTGCTGCAGGCAGGCGCCGCGGCCGCCTGGCCGCTGATGCACGCGGGCGCCGCGCGCGCCGAGGCCGGCTACCCGAGCAAGCCGGTGCGCATCCTCGTGCCCTACACCACTGGCCAGTCGGCCGACCTGTTCGGCCGCATGGTGGCGATCGAACTCGGCAAGCTGTGGCCGCAGCAGGTGTTCATCGACAACAAGGGCGGCGGCGCCAGCATCCCCGGCATGCTCGCGGGCCGCAATGCCGCGCCCGACGGCTACACGCTGACGGTCGGCGGCAGCGGGCCGATGGCGATCAACCCCGGGCTCTACGGCAAGAAGCTGCCCTACGACCCGCTGGCCGATTTCATCCCGGTGCACGGCCTGTTCCTGTCGCCGCTGGTGGTGCTCGCCCATCCCGCGGCCGGCATCGATTCGTTCAGGCAGCTGGTCGAGTTCGCGAAGCGCAAGCCCGGCGCCGAGAAATGGGGCGTGGCCGGCCTGGGCACCTCGCCGCACCTCGCGGGCGAACTGATCAAGGCCAAGGCACAGATCGACGTGGTGGCCGTGCCCTACCGCGGCAGCGGCGTGATGCTCAGCGACCTGCTGGGCGGACAGGTCACGCTGGGCGTGGACACGGTCTCGGCCGCCATCTCCTACGTGCGCAGCGGGCAGCTCAAGGCGCTCGCCGTCACCTCGGCCAGGCGCGTGCCGCAGCTGCCCGACGTGCCGACCGTGGCCGAGAGCGGCTTCCCGGGCGTCGAGGCCGTGGGCTGGGCCGGCTTCCTGCTGCCGCTGCACACGCCGCCGGCCGTGGTCGCGGCCGCCGAGCAGGGCATCCACCGCGTGATGTCCGACCCCGCGATCCAGGAGGCGATGACGCAACGCGGCGCGCTGCCCGACCTGCGCGGCGGCGGTGCCTTCGGCGCCTTCGTCAAGGCCGAGGTCCCGAAGTGGACCGAGCTGATCGTCGCCAACGGCATCAAGGTCGACCAGTAG
- a CDS encoding CoA ester lyase: MSATLTPPRRQRLQRSELAVPATSERFFAKACASDADVVFLDLEDAVADAFKDQARRQAVEALNALDWGRKSMAVRINGLDTPWALRDLVEIASECPRLDMVLLPKAGTAFDVQFVAQVLTAIEREKGRDKRVGIEVLIETSQGVAHAEEIAASSDRLEAMIFGVGDYTVDMRTNDFVFGTPSERYAVLTAPDAQGLRHRHWNDQWHFALARIANACRAYGVRAIDGPFTDFSDPEGYRASATRSAALGFEGKWAIHPSQVAIANEVYSPSAGQLAWADKVLGTLEAAAAQGNGAIGEKGVLIDLAHAKLARSLQQRQATIDRHTGGNADRR, from the coding sequence GTGTCCGCCACCCTCACCCCGCCGCGCCGCCAGCGCCTCCAACGTTCCGAACTCGCGGTGCCCGCCACCTCGGAGCGCTTCTTCGCCAAGGCCTGCGCGAGCGATGCCGACGTCGTCTTCCTCGACCTCGAGGACGCGGTGGCCGACGCCTTCAAGGACCAGGCCCGGCGCCAGGCCGTCGAAGCCCTCAACGCGCTCGACTGGGGCCGCAAGAGCATGGCCGTGCGCATCAACGGCCTCGACACGCCCTGGGCCCTGCGCGACCTGGTCGAGATCGCGAGCGAGTGCCCGCGGCTGGACATGGTGCTGCTGCCCAAGGCCGGCACCGCCTTCGACGTGCAGTTCGTGGCGCAGGTGCTGACGGCCATCGAGCGCGAGAAGGGACGCGACAAGCGCGTGGGCATCGAGGTGCTGATCGAGACCTCGCAGGGCGTCGCGCATGCCGAGGAGATCGCCGCCTCGTCCGACCGGCTGGAGGCGATGATCTTCGGCGTCGGCGACTACACGGTCGACATGCGCACCAACGATTTCGTGTTCGGCACGCCGAGCGAGCGCTATGCGGTGCTCACCGCCCCCGACGCGCAGGGCCTGCGCCACCGGCACTGGAACGACCAGTGGCATTTCGCGCTCGCGCGCATCGCCAATGCCTGCCGCGCCTACGGCGTGCGCGCCATCGACGGCCCCTTCACCGACTTCAGCGATCCCGAGGGCTACCGCGCCTCGGCCACGCGCTCGGCGGCGCTGGGCTTCGAGGGCAAGTGGGCCATCCATCCCTCGCAGGTGGCGATCGCCAACGAGGTCTACTCGCCCTCGGCCGGGCAACTGGCCTGGGCCGACAAGGTGCTCGGCACGCTCGAAGCGGCCGCCGCGCAGGGCAACGGGGCCATCGGCGAGAAGGGCGTGCTGATCGACCTGGCCCATGCCAAGCTCGCGCGCTCGCTGCAGCAGCGCCAGGCCACGATCGACCGGCACACGGGCGGCAACGCCGATCGGCGCTGA
- a CDS encoding CoA transferase, with amino-acid sequence MAETPSAPLAGVRVLDIATFVAAPFSGTILADFGADVIKIEQPEGGDPLRKFGTPTECGDTLVWLSEARNKRFVTLDLRVPEGRELFLQLVAQSDAVLENFRPGTMERWGLDFETLRQANPRIVLLRVSAYGQTGPYREKPGFARVAHGFGGLSHLAGMSDGPPVVPGSTSLADYISGLWGALGVLLALRVAERTGEGQVIDVSLYESIFRLLDELVPAYGKFGEVRQRLGADVPHVVPHGHWQTAEGKWVALACSSDKIFERLAHLMERPDLVAPDRFATNAQRLEGRAEINAAIAGWIGRLELAEAVTRCDAAGVPCGPIMAIDDIFADPQYAARGNLQRVQDPRVGELVVPAAVPRMSKTPPLLRHLGGALGAHTQEVLGELLGLDAEALARLRAAHAL; translated from the coding sequence ATGGCAGAGACTCCATCCGCCCCCCTGGCCGGCGTGCGCGTGCTCGACATCGCGACCTTCGTGGCCGCGCCCTTCAGCGGCACCATCCTCGCGGACTTCGGCGCCGACGTGATCAAGATCGAGCAGCCCGAGGGCGGCGATCCGCTGCGCAAGTTCGGCACGCCCACGGAATGCGGCGACACCCTGGTGTGGCTCAGCGAGGCACGCAACAAGCGCTTCGTGACGCTCGACCTGCGCGTGCCCGAGGGCCGCGAACTGTTCCTCCAACTGGTGGCGCAGTCCGATGCGGTGCTCGAGAACTTCCGCCCCGGCACCATGGAGCGCTGGGGCCTGGACTTCGAGACCTTGCGCCAAGCCAATCCGCGCATCGTGCTGCTGCGCGTGAGCGCCTACGGCCAGACCGGCCCCTACCGCGAGAAGCCCGGCTTCGCGCGCGTGGCGCACGGCTTCGGCGGGCTCTCGCACCTCGCGGGCATGAGCGACGGGCCGCCCGTGGTGCCGGGCTCGACCTCGCTAGCCGACTACATCTCGGGCCTGTGGGGTGCGCTCGGCGTGCTGCTGGCGCTGCGCGTCGCCGAACGGACCGGCGAGGGCCAGGTCATCGACGTTTCGCTCTACGAATCGATCTTCCGGCTGCTCGACGAACTGGTGCCGGCCTACGGCAAGTTCGGCGAGGTGCGGCAGCGGCTCGGCGCCGACGTGCCGCACGTGGTGCCGCATGGCCACTGGCAGACGGCCGAGGGCAAGTGGGTGGCGCTGGCCTGCTCGAGCGACAAGATCTTCGAGCGCCTGGCCCACCTGATGGAGCGGCCCGACCTGGTCGCGCCCGACCGCTTCGCGACCAATGCGCAGCGGCTCGAGGGCCGCGCCGAGATCAATGCCGCCATCGCCGGCTGGATCGGCCGGCTCGAACTGGCCGAGGCGGTGACGCGCTGCGACGCGGCCGGCGTGCCCTGCGGGCCGATCATGGCGATCGACGACATCTTCGCCGACCCGCAGTACGCGGCACGCGGCAACCTGCAGCGGGTACAGGACCCGCGCGTGGGCGAGCTCGTGGTGCCGGCCGCCGTGCCGCGGATGTCGAAGACGCCGCCGCTGCTGCGCCACCTGGGCGGCGCGCTCGGCGCGCACACGCAGGAAGTGCTGGGCGAACTGCTGGGCCTCGATGCCGAGGCGCTGGCGCGGCTGCGTGCCGCCCATGCGCTGTGA
- a CDS encoding CoA ester lyase, giving the protein MHSTPVHPSAALFSGETLVPALAPCEHYAGSEKLIHKALQLQAELGPVFDLTCDCEDGAAAGEEKAHAEMAARAIASDANRHGRVGARVHDASSAFWRADVDTLIGEAGDRLAYLTLPKAQRTADVIAMLEHIERRRVAAGLARAIPVHVLIETHGALRDVFEIAALPGLEVLDFGLMDFVSDHQGAIGFEAMRSPGQFEHPLLVRAKTRIVAAALANGLVPAHNVSLTLRDPLATRNDAYRARHEFGFLRMWSVHPDQIRPIVEAMAPDASQAERAGAILLAASEAQWGPIRHEGELHDRASYRYFWSVLRAAEAAGVALPAQVRERFFAG; this is encoded by the coding sequence ATGCATTCCACGCCCGTTCATCCCTCGGCCGCACTGTTCTCCGGCGAGACGCTCGTTCCCGCGCTCGCGCCCTGCGAGCACTATGCGGGCAGCGAGAAGCTGATCCACAAGGCGCTGCAGCTGCAGGCCGAACTCGGCCCGGTCTTCGACCTGACCTGCGACTGCGAGGACGGCGCCGCGGCGGGCGAGGAGAAGGCGCACGCCGAGATGGCCGCGCGCGCCATCGCCTCGGACGCCAATCGTCACGGCCGGGTCGGCGCGCGCGTGCACGATGCCTCGTCGGCCTTCTGGCGCGCCGACGTCGACACGCTCATCGGCGAGGCCGGCGACCGCCTGGCCTACCTCACGCTGCCCAAGGCACAGCGCACCGCCGACGTCATCGCCATGCTCGAACACATCGAGCGGCGCCGCGTTGCGGCCGGCCTCGCGCGCGCCATCCCGGTCCATGTGCTGATCGAGACCCACGGCGCGCTGCGCGACGTGTTCGAGATCGCGGCGCTGCCGGGCCTGGAGGTGCTCGACTTCGGGCTGATGGATTTCGTCAGCGACCACCAGGGCGCGATCGGCTTCGAGGCCATGCGCAGCCCGGGCCAGTTCGAGCATCCGCTGCTGGTGCGCGCCAAGACGCGCATCGTGGCTGCGGCGCTCGCCAACGGCCTCGTGCCGGCGCACAACGTATCGCTGACGCTGCGCGATCCGCTCGCCACGCGCAACGACGCCTACCGCGCGCGCCACGAGTTCGGCTTCCTGCGCATGTGGAGCGTGCATCCCGATCAGATCCGGCCGATCGTCGAGGCCATGGCACCCGATGCGAGCCAGGCCGAGCGCGCCGGCGCGATCCTGCTGGCGGCGAGCGAGGCGCAGTGGGGGCCGATACGGCACGAGGGCGAGCTGCACGACCGCGCGAGCTATCGCTACTTCTGGAGCGTGCTGCGCGCGGCCGAGGCCGCGGGTGTCGCGCTGCCCGCGCAGGTGCGCGAGCGCTTCTTCGCGGGCTGA
- a CDS encoding IclR family transcriptional regulator, with amino-acid sequence MDVQPGTPRRRIEGTRAVRSSRSPQPSVSHGTQSIERALRILRELAARGEFGWRLSDLAARCEVDKGTVHRVLSCLVRERFVQQRSSDKHYFPGPMLYELGLSLPGYAAFQQACERRMAKLAAQTEAIAWLILRSGNEYVCAVRQGSLELRGLMVHAGTRRPLFTSVGGVAILQTLPSLETENILADNMQQEIAQRGSGRLDALEKMRDRSRRHGFGVNLGDVVTGVHAFAVPVCADNGRAMAAVCLTGLAEQFGEPKLAEVRAALDEVAAAVEQDARELLGGVMHMDHMSANAEP; translated from the coding sequence ATCGATGTCCAGCCCGGAACGCCGCGCAGGCGCATCGAAGGAACACGAGCGGTGAGAAGTTCGCGCAGCCCCCAGCCCTCCGTCTCCCACGGCACGCAAAGCATCGAGCGTGCGCTGCGCATCCTGCGCGAACTGGCCGCGCGCGGCGAATTCGGCTGGCGGCTGTCGGACCTCGCGGCGCGCTGCGAGGTCGACAAGGGCACGGTGCACCGCGTGCTCTCGTGCCTGGTGCGCGAGCGCTTCGTGCAGCAGCGCAGCTCCGACAAGCACTACTTCCCCGGCCCGATGCTCTACGAGCTCGGCCTCTCGCTGCCCGGCTACGCGGCCTTCCAGCAGGCCTGCGAGCGCCGCATGGCGAAGCTGGCGGCGCAGACCGAGGCCATCGCCTGGCTGATCCTGCGCAGCGGCAACGAGTACGTCTGCGCGGTGCGCCAGGGCTCGCTCGAGCTGCGCGGCCTGATGGTGCACGCGGGCACGCGGCGGCCGCTGTTCACCTCGGTCGGCGGCGTCGCGATCCTGCAGACCCTGCCCTCGCTCGAGACCGAGAACATCCTCGCCGACAACATGCAGCAGGAGATCGCGCAGCGCGGCAGCGGCCGCCTCGACGCGCTCGAGAAGATGCGCGACCGCTCGCGGCGCCATGGCTTCGGCGTCAACCTCGGCGACGTGGTGACCGGCGTGCATGCCTTCGCGGTGCCGGTGTGCGCCGACAACGGGCGCGCGATGGCCGCGGTGTGCCTCACCGGGCTGGCCGAGCAGTTCGGCGAGCCGAAGCTGGCCGAAGTCCGCGCGGCGCTCGACGAAGTGGCTGCGGCGGTGGAGCAGGATGCGCGCGAATTGCTCGGCGGCGTCATGCACATGGATCACATGAGCGCGAACGCCGAGCCTTGA
- a CDS encoding tripartite tricarboxylate transporter substrate binding protein: MTSLLRLARRLAALPLAFALTAGALAQGYPNRPIKIVVAYPPGQSTDIATRYFAAKLSAALHEGVVVENRPGAFGNIGTAYAARATPDGYTLIMGASGTHAMNPALYDNIGFDAEKDFDPIVATAFIPMVISVHPSLGVQTLPELIKLARSRPDKVDVALPSVTAQLVLEMIRRQNVPLFSIKYKGSGEAMTALLGNQVPVLIDTVAASRAQFGRIKPLAVTSAKAMTALPEIRPVAEQGLEGFSVVAWNALMAPRGTPVEVRERLAAEMRKILALPETAKALHELGFEPAPPMDHAQLVAWLRSERLTDAEIIRSAGMKAD; the protein is encoded by the coding sequence ATGACCTCACTCTTGCGCCTCGCGCGGCGGCTCGCCGCACTGCCGCTGGCCTTCGCGCTGACCGCCGGCGCGCTGGCCCAGGGCTATCCGAACCGGCCGATCAAGATCGTGGTCGCCTACCCGCCCGGGCAGAGCACCGACATCGCCACCCGCTACTTCGCGGCCAAGCTCTCGGCCGCGCTGCACGAGGGCGTGGTGGTGGAGAACCGGCCCGGCGCCTTCGGCAACATCGGCACCGCCTATGCGGCGCGCGCCACGCCCGACGGCTACACGCTGATCATGGGCGCCTCGGGCACGCATGCGATGAACCCGGCGCTCTACGACAACATCGGCTTCGACGCCGAGAAGGACTTCGACCCCATCGTCGCGACCGCTTTCATCCCGATGGTGATCTCGGTGCATCCCTCGCTCGGCGTGCAGACGCTGCCCGAACTCATCAAGCTCGCGCGCAGCCGGCCCGACAAGGTCGACGTGGCGCTGCCCAGCGTCACGGCGCAGCTGGTGCTCGAGATGATCCGGCGCCAGAACGTGCCGCTGTTCTCGATCAAGTACAAGGGTTCGGGCGAGGCGATGACCGCGCTGCTGGGCAACCAGGTGCCGGTGCTGATCGACACGGTGGCGGCCTCGCGCGCGCAGTTCGGCAGGATCAAGCCGCTGGCCGTGACCTCGGCCAAGGCCATGACCGCGCTGCCCGAGATCCGGCCGGTGGCCGAGCAGGGCCTCGAGGGCTTCAGCGTGGTGGCCTGGAACGCGCTGATGGCGCCGCGCGGCACGCCGGTGGAGGTGCGCGAGCGGCTGGCCGCCGAGATGCGCAAGATCCTCGCGCTGCCCGAGACCGCCAAGGCCCTGCACGAGCTCGGCTTCGAGCCCGCGCCGCCGATGGACCACGCCCAGCTCGTCGCCTGGCTGCGCTCGGAGCGCCTGACCGACGCCGAGATCATCCGCAGCGCCGGCATGAAGGCCGACTGA
- a CDS encoding TauD/TfdA family dioxygenase codes for MTVLAQELKVRPLHSDFVIEIDERIEDILANPDAIEQVRRLWQDAPVIVFPRQSLEEADQVRFTEQFGHCESANRKDIQSPYHDEIIYFSTLRYADGRFVGGFAGGDDVDWHSDQTFRVKPATGAMLYGLEVPKGGGDIYWADQYGAWERLPADVRALIDGRTGTYRYAKRMAIMNTLELKDKESAQAREMAKLPDAFHPVVLTHPLTGRKALYADPTTLVAIEGLSEAENARVLPLLFEAGGSAELVYRHKVRNGDLMMWDNGCTMHRRDEMQLNQPRLMKRTTFRLAADAYCVPH; via the coding sequence ATGACAGTGCTCGCGCAAGAACTCAAGGTCCGCCCGCTGCATTCCGATTTCGTGATCGAGATCGACGAGCGCATCGAGGACATCCTCGCCAATCCCGACGCCATCGAGCAGGTGCGCCGCCTGTGGCAGGACGCGCCGGTGATCGTGTTCCCGCGCCAGTCGCTCGAGGAGGCCGACCAGGTGCGCTTCACCGAGCAGTTCGGCCACTGCGAGAGCGCCAACCGCAAGGACATCCAGTCGCCCTACCACGACGAGATCATCTACTTCAGCACCCTGCGCTATGCCGACGGCCGCTTCGTCGGCGGCTTCGCGGGCGGCGACGACGTGGACTGGCATTCGGACCAGACCTTCCGCGTCAAGCCCGCCACCGGCGCCATGCTCTACGGCCTCGAGGTGCCCAAGGGCGGCGGCGACATCTACTGGGCCGACCAGTACGGCGCCTGGGAGCGGCTGCCCGCCGACGTGCGCGCGCTGATCGACGGCCGCACCGGCACCTACCGCTATGCCAAGCGCATGGCGATCATGAACACGCTCGAGCTCAAGGACAAGGAAAGCGCCCAGGCCAGGGAGATGGCGAAGCTGCCCGATGCCTTCCACCCGGTGGTGCTCACGCATCCGCTGACCGGCCGCAAGGCGCTCTATGCCGACCCGACCACGCTGGTGGCGATCGAGGGCCTGAGCGAGGCCGAGAACGCGCGCGTGCTGCCGCTGCTGTTCGAGGCCGGCGGCAGCGCCGAACTCGTGTACCGCCACAAGGTGCGCAACGGCGACCTGATGATGTGGGACAACGGCTGCACCATGCACCGCCGCGACGAGATGCAGCTCAACCAGCCGCGGCTGATGAAGCGCACCACCTTCCGTCTCGCGGCCGACGCCTACTGCGTGCCGCACTGA
- a CDS encoding 4-carboxy-4-hydroxy-2-oxoadipate aldolase/oxaloacetate decarboxylase: MNSSRVFLRVNRVEAALCAKAREATVSDLHEAAAPRGIGGLMSSRMRPIQKGARIAGPAVTAFCAPGDNLMMHRALYLAQPGDVLVVVCDAETSGAQWGDMAARYALRKGLAGVVVQGCVRDTDTVEALGLPVWSTHVLSIHPDKCGHGFVNTPVVCDGVLVQPGDLVMADGDGVVCVPRRDAGEVVEAALARMRKEEEMARAVERGEAVWDLGGSAASYAAMSVEEIDAAFDDVR; the protein is encoded by the coding sequence GTGAACAGCTCCAGAGTGTTCCTGCGCGTCAATCGCGTGGAAGCCGCCCTGTGCGCGAAGGCGCGCGAGGCCACCGTGTCCGACCTGCACGAGGCGGCCGCGCCACGCGGCATCGGCGGCCTGATGTCCAGCCGCATGCGGCCGATCCAGAAGGGCGCGCGCATCGCGGGACCGGCCGTCACGGCCTTCTGCGCGCCCGGCGACAACCTGATGATGCACCGCGCGCTCTACCTCGCGCAGCCCGGCGACGTGCTGGTGGTGGTCTGCGACGCCGAGACCTCGGGCGCCCAATGGGGCGACATGGCGGCACGCTATGCGCTGCGCAAGGGCCTCGCGGGCGTGGTGGTGCAGGGCTGCGTGCGCGACACCGACACGGTGGAGGCGCTGGGCCTGCCGGTCTGGTCCACCCACGTCCTCTCGATCCATCCCGACAAGTGCGGCCATGGCTTCGTCAACACGCCGGTGGTCTGCGACGGCGTGCTGGTGCAGCCGGGCGACCTGGTGATGGCCGATGGCGACGGCGTGGTCTGCGTGCCGCGCCGCGACGCCGGCGAGGTCGTCGAGGCCGCGCTCGCGCGCATGCGCAAGGAAGAAGAGATGGCGCGCGCGGTCGAGCGCGGCGAGGCCGTGTGGGACCTGGGCGGCTCGGCGGCGAGCTATGCGGCGATGAGCGTCGAGGAGATTGATGCGGCGTTCGATGACGTGCGCTGA
- a CDS encoding nucleotidyl transferase AbiEii/AbiGii toxin family protein produces the protein MSKDLSASVRARLLNIAKAQGVDFNQVLVRFALERMLYRLGESVHADRFVLKGALLFTLWYDMPHRATRDADLLGFGASDLASMAQAFRDIASVRVDDGISFDPASIRVSEIRKDAGYAGARVLIDADVARARCKTQIDVGFGDAITPGPADAIYPVLIADLPAPRLRTYPAYTVVSEKLHAIVVLGMTNSRLKDYLDLMVLLEREDLDDDMLANAIAATFMRRGMAVPRSLPVGLSDEYANDPSRQALWHAFLKKNDMPSRPLVDVVVLLRGRLGPDMRKAGSLHAP, from the coding sequence GTGAGCAAGGACTTGTCGGCCTCCGTGCGAGCGCGCCTGCTCAACATCGCCAAGGCCCAGGGCGTCGACTTCAACCAGGTGCTGGTGCGCTTCGCCCTGGAACGCATGCTCTACCGCCTTGGCGAGTCGGTGCATGCCGATCGCTTCGTGCTCAAGGGCGCGCTGCTGTTCACGCTTTGGTACGACATGCCGCACCGCGCGACGCGCGATGCCGATCTGCTCGGTTTCGGTGCCAGCGATCTGGCGTCCATGGCCCAGGCCTTCCGTGATATCGCGAGCGTGCGGGTGGACGATGGCATCAGCTTCGATCCGGCTTCGATCAGGGTCTCGGAGATTCGCAAAGATGCCGGCTATGCCGGGGCGCGGGTCTTGATCGATGCCGACGTGGCGCGCGCTCGCTGCAAGACGCAGATCGACGTCGGCTTTGGCGACGCCATCACGCCAGGACCCGCCGATGCGATCTATCCCGTCCTCATCGCCGATCTGCCGGCGCCTCGCCTTCGCACTTATCCGGCCTATACCGTTGTTTCCGAGAAGCTTCATGCGATCGTCGTGCTGGGCATGACCAACAGTCGTCTCAAGGACTACCTGGACCTGATGGTCTTGCTGGAGCGCGAGGACCTGGATGACGACATGTTGGCCAATGCCATTGCCGCGACGTTCATGCGGCGCGGCATGGCGGTGCCAAGGTCGTTGCCGGTGGGCTTGAGCGATGAGTACGCAAATGATCCATCCCGACAGGCGCTATGGCACGCGTTCCTCAAGAAAAACGACATGCCATCGCGCCCCTTGGTCGACGTGGTCGTGCTGCTGCGCGGCCGGCTCGGGCCGGACATGCGAAAAGCTGGATCGCTTCACGCTCCTTGA